One Verrucomicrobiia bacterium genomic window carries:
- a CDS encoding glycosyltransferase family 2 protein, translating to MSVPTPIHVAARPLVSFILPCYNEALVITETHRRVKAVGDALGTSYEIVAVNDGSTDETFALLLNLVAGDPALVVVNLSRNHGHQLALSAGLHHCTGERILIMDADLQDPPELLPDMLAFMDQGAEVVYAQRRSRLGDHPVKRGACAVFYRMLSHLSDHPIPLDTGDFRLISRRVLEVILQMPERHRFLRGMISWVGFRQVALPYDRDRRYAGETKYPWSRLVQLAADGVFTSSTRPLKLASYGGVLLGVGSLFLILYSLYSWWFVGRTPQGWTSLMIVITFVGSAQLLVLGIFGQYLGRIHEQLKGRPLFIVQSVHRKGTDVPG from the coding sequence ATGAGCGTCCCGACTCCAATCCACGTTGCCGCCCGGCCATTGGTCTCGTTCATCCTGCCATGTTACAACGAGGCCCTGGTCATCACGGAGACGCACCGCCGGGTCAAGGCCGTGGGCGACGCGCTGGGAACGTCCTACGAGATTGTGGCGGTGAACGACGGTTCGACCGATGAGACGTTTGCTCTTCTGCTGAATCTGGTGGCTGGTGACCCCGCCCTGGTGGTGGTGAACCTCTCCCGAAATCACGGGCATCAACTGGCGCTTTCCGCCGGATTGCATCATTGCACCGGGGAGCGCATTCTGATCATGGATGCGGATTTGCAGGATCCACCGGAATTGTTGCCGGACATGCTGGCCTTCATGGATCAGGGCGCCGAAGTCGTTTACGCGCAGCGTCGCAGCCGCCTGGGGGATCACCCGGTCAAGCGCGGCGCGTGTGCCGTTTTCTACCGGATGTTGAGCCACCTCTCCGACCATCCCATTCCCCTCGACACGGGAGACTTCCGGCTGATTTCGCGCCGCGTCCTGGAGGTGATCCTGCAGATGCCGGAACGGCATCGCTTCCTGCGCGGCATGATCAGTTGGGTGGGATTCCGGCAGGTGGCGTTACCCTATGATCGCGACAGGCGCTACGCCGGCGAAACCAAGTATCCGTGGAGCCGGTTGGTCCAGTTGGCCGCGGATGGGGTTTTTACCTCGTCCACCCGCCCGCTCAAGCTGGCCAGCTATGGCGGGGTGCTCCTGGGAGTCGGCAGCTTGTTTCTGATCCTCTACTCCCTTTATTCATGGTGGTTCGTCGGCCGCACCCCCCAGGGCTGGACCAGCCTCATGATTGTCATCACCTTTGTCGGCAGCGCCCAACTGCTCGTGCTGGGGATCTTTGGCCAGTACTTGGGCCGAATCCATGAGCAACTCAAGGGGAGACCGCTCTTCATCGTGCAGAGTGTTCACCGCAAGGGAACCGATGTCCCCGGATGA
- a CDS encoding gamma-glutamyltransferase family protein, whose amino-acid sequence MSFRVSVWILIGMVSSNAQTESLRPVSGPHITRSEVLAPRGMVCTSHPLATQAGVEALRAGGSAVDAAIAANACLGLMEPVSCGIGGDLFALVWDPETRRLQGLNGSGRSPRSLTLEALRERGLEFIPAYGPLPVTVPGCVDGWFTLHARFGRRPMASNLAPAIAYARDGFPVTEIIAAAWARNLEKVGSYPNVAGLYAPAGRAPRTGERFRNPGLATTYEQMAAGGRDVFYRGALPRTIAAFLKSEGGFLDEADFENHTSTWVDPISTRYRDHEVWQLPPNGQGLSVLQMLNLLEGDDLRAAGFGSVAAMHRFIEAKKLAFADRARLYADPDFFKTPVATLASKEYAARRRHLMDPERAALEDAPGIPALKISDTVYLCAADERGMMVSWIQSNFRGMGSGVVPPGLGFMLQDRGEAFDLTPGRPNTYAPGKRPFHTIIPGFLTQDGEPVMAFGVMGGDMQPQGHVQVLVNLLDHGMSLQAAGDAPRIYHTGSSEPTGRTMTNGGVVHLEPGFSADTVAALEGRGHRIVVEKGEIYGGYQAVMWDRTNRVWIGASESRKDGQAAGY is encoded by the coding sequence ATGAGCTTCCGGGTCTCGGTGTGGATCCTGATCGGCATGGTTTCATCCAACGCGCAAACGGAGTCGCTGCGCCCGGTCTCCGGACCTCATATCACCCGGTCCGAAGTGCTGGCCCCACGCGGGATGGTCTGCACCAGCCATCCCCTCGCGACCCAGGCCGGAGTGGAGGCGCTGCGGGCCGGCGGCTCGGCTGTGGACGCCGCCATCGCCGCCAACGCCTGTCTTGGACTGATGGAACCGGTCAGTTGCGGGATCGGGGGCGATCTGTTTGCCCTGGTCTGGGATCCGGAAACCCGGCGGCTCCAAGGGTTGAACGGCAGCGGACGGTCCCCCCGATCCTTGACCCTGGAGGCGCTGCGCGAACGGGGATTGGAGTTCATCCCGGCCTACGGCCCCCTTCCGGTGACGGTGCCCGGGTGTGTGGACGGCTGGTTCACGCTCCATGCGCGGTTTGGGCGGCGTCCCATGGCATCGAACCTCGCTCCTGCAATCGCCTATGCCCGCGACGGATTTCCGGTGACGGAGATCATCGCCGCGGCGTGGGCCCGCAACCTGGAAAAAGTGGGCTCGTACCCCAACGTTGCCGGGCTTTACGCGCCGGCCGGCCGGGCCCCACGCACTGGCGAACGATTCCGGAATCCGGGTCTTGCGACCACTTATGAACAAATGGCCGCCGGGGGTCGGGACGTCTTCTACCGCGGCGCACTGCCGCGGACCATTGCGGCCTTCCTCAAGTCCGAGGGCGGGTTTCTCGACGAGGCGGATTTCGAGAACCACACCTCGACCTGGGTGGATCCCATTTCAACCCGGTACCGGGACCATGAGGTCTGGCAGTTGCCGCCCAACGGACAGGGACTGTCGGTCCTGCAGATGTTGAACCTGCTGGAGGGGGATGACCTGCGGGCGGCCGGGTTTGGCAGTGTGGCGGCGATGCATCGGTTCATCGAGGCCAAGAAGCTCGCGTTCGCCGACCGGGCGCGGCTGTATGCCGACCCGGACTTCTTCAAGACCCCGGTCGCCACGCTGGCGTCCAAGGAGTATGCCGCACGGCGGCGGCACCTGATGGACCCCGAGCGGGCGGCCCTTGAGGATGCCCCCGGGATCCCCGCGCTCAAGATCAGCGACACCGTGTACCTGTGCGCGGCCGACGAGCGGGGGATGATGGTATCGTGGATCCAGAGCAATTTTCGCGGGATGGGCAGTGGCGTGGTGCCGCCCGGGCTCGGCTTCATGCTGCAGGATCGCGGCGAGGCCTTCGATCTGACCCCCGGTCGTCCAAACACCTACGCACCCGGCAAGCGACCGTTCCACACCATCATCCCGGGTTTCCTGACGCAGGATGGGGAGCCCGTGATGGCCTTCGGCGTAATGGGGGGCGACATGCAGCCGCAAGGTCATGTGCAGGTGCTGGTCAACCTGCTGGATCACGGGATGAGCCTTCAGGCGGCGGGCGATGCACCCCGCATCTACCACACGGGATCCAGTGAACCCACGGGGCGCACGATGACGAACGGCGGCGTGGTCCACCTGGAGCCCGGATTTTCCGCGGACACGGTGGCAGCCCTTGAAGGGCGGGGGCATCGAATCGTCGTGGAAAAGGGGGAAATCTACGGGGGGTACCAGGCGGTGATGTGGGATCGCACCAACCGGGTGTGGATCGGCGCCAGCGAGTCGCGGAAGGACGGCCAGGCGGCCGGCTACTGA
- a CDS encoding aspartate aminotransferase family protein — protein sequence METSTPAARPSGLDIRALLQEHQGRNYELHAAHVNPANVRTLKTIGFDHCYIRGEGPYLWDIQGTKYLDMLSGYGVFGLGRNHPEVRRVLMDFLQTDYPSLVKMEAPLLAGVLAAELKRRMPNELDMVFFANSGAEGVEAAIKYAKCATGRPGIIYCKKAYHGLTYGALSVNGDESFRSGFEPYLPDCRMIDFNDLDALEQELKRGDVAAFVVEPIQGKGVYIAAPGYLLAAQRLCRKHGALFIDDEVQSGMGRTGKFLAIEHDGPRVDPDIVVLSKSLSAGFVPVAAVLCKRWIHDKVFSSMQRSVVHSSTFSQGNFAMAAGLAALDVLDRHQLMANAERMGNLLGEGLRAMIPRFEFIKEVRWRGLMLGIEFGSPRSLTLKTAWSICHGLDKSLFPQACVMPLMSRHHIITQVAGHAIDVVKLLPPLVISETDVRWFHDAFEDVMTGMHKFPGPAWDVITDIGKAALTSRAR from the coding sequence ATGGAGACTTCGACCCCGGCGGCGCGTCCGTCCGGCCTCGACATCCGGGCGCTCCTGCAGGAGCACCAGGGCCGCAACTACGAGTTGCACGCGGCGCACGTCAATCCCGCGAACGTGCGGACGCTGAAGACGATCGGGTTCGACCACTGCTACATCCGCGGGGAAGGTCCGTACCTTTGGGACATTCAGGGCACGAAGTATCTCGACATGCTCTCGGGCTACGGCGTGTTCGGCCTGGGGCGCAATCATCCCGAAGTCCGGCGCGTGCTCATGGACTTCCTGCAGACGGACTACCCCAGCCTGGTGAAGATGGAGGCGCCGCTCCTTGCGGGGGTGCTTGCCGCGGAGCTCAAGCGCCGGATGCCCAATGAACTGGACATGGTCTTTTTCGCGAATTCCGGTGCGGAGGGCGTGGAGGCGGCGATCAAGTACGCCAAGTGCGCCACCGGCCGCCCGGGGATCATCTACTGCAAGAAGGCCTACCACGGACTGACGTACGGCGCGCTGTCGGTGAACGGCGACGAAAGCTTCCGCTCGGGGTTCGAGCCCTATCTGCCCGACTGCCGGATGATTGACTTCAACGACCTCGACGCCCTCGAACAGGAACTGAAGCGCGGGGATGTTGCCGCCTTTGTCGTGGAGCCCATCCAGGGCAAGGGCGTCTACATCGCCGCCCCCGGATACCTCCTGGCCGCCCAGCGCCTCTGCCGCAAGCATGGCGCACTGTTCATTGATGACGAGGTTCAGTCGGGGATGGGGCGCACCGGAAAGTTCCTCGCCATCGAACACGATGGCCCCCGGGTGGATCCCGACATCGTGGTGCTCTCCAAATCCCTCTCGGCCGGCTTCGTCCCGGTGGCGGCGGTGCTGTGCAAGCGCTGGATCCACGACAAGGTGTTTTCCAGCATGCAACGTTCGGTGGTGCACAGCTCGACGTTCAGCCAGGGCAACTTCGCCATGGCCGCCGGGCTTGCAGCGCTGGATGTCCTCGACCGCCACCAGTTGATGGCCAATGCGGAGCGGATGGGCAACCTGCTGGGCGAGGGACTGCGGGCGATGATCCCGCGCTTCGAGTTCATCAAGGAGGTTCGCTGGCGCGGACTGATGCTCGGCATCGAGTTCGGATCCCCCCGTTCGCTGACCCTGAAGACGGCGTGGAGCATCTGCCACGGCCTCGACAAGAGCCTGTTTCCGCAGGCCTGTGTCATGCCCCTGATGAGCCGGCACCACATCATCACCCAGGTGGCCGGACACGCGATAGACGTGGTCAAGCTCCTGCCCCCGCTGGTCATCAGCGAGACGGACGTGCGCTGGTTCCACGACGCCTTCGAGGACGTGATGACCGGCATGCACAAGTTCCCGGGACCGGCCTGGGATGTGATCACCGACATCGGCAAGGCGGCCCTGACGTCGCGCGCCCGTTGA
- a CDS encoding DUF2029 domain-containing protein, which translates to MDSIARPPVVPTPAAAQNEFGDSSVARRRSRRLLMVAVAFWVVPMVVISIMVFARPSKRTVIPLYREASTHWWSREPLYQGPGGMNYLPQFAILFTPFNRMPAPAGDILWRLLSAAVVATGLARVVRLRFETDWARWFLGATIIALPLCLGSLQTGQANALLGGVLLHAAGCLACRQWHRAAALIVLTLAIKPLGAVMVLLAPLVYVPLRWRIALGLVTLIALPLLFGPPAYVVAQYRDLGRNLRDCAAVSEHRFADLNGILRTFGTELPPQASTIARATAGLVTAALWWFGARRLREPLQAMWLHALATSYLMLFNPMNETNSYGILAPALGFWAVDWLSNPDSVHRGRVLGTMSLSMGVLPGMLRPWLGNSFALIWHPAMTLIFIVLLALFVWHQPATERLQPRCS; encoded by the coding sequence GTGGACTCCATCGCCCGTCCGCCGGTCGTCCCGACGCCGGCTGCAGCGCAAAACGAGTTCGGCGACAGCAGCGTCGCCCGGAGACGATCCCGCCGTCTCCTGATGGTCGCCGTTGCCTTTTGGGTGGTGCCCATGGTGGTGATTAGCATCATGGTTTTTGCGCGTCCTTCCAAGCGGACCGTGATTCCGCTCTATCGGGAGGCCAGCACCCACTGGTGGTCGCGCGAGCCGCTGTATCAAGGGCCGGGCGGCATGAACTACCTGCCCCAATTCGCGATTCTGTTCACGCCGTTCAACCGCATGCCTGCTCCGGCGGGAGACATCCTCTGGCGATTGCTTTCGGCCGCGGTCGTCGCCACCGGACTGGCGCGAGTGGTGCGGCTGCGCTTTGAGACGGATTGGGCGCGCTGGTTCCTGGGGGCGACGATTATTGCGTTGCCGCTGTGCCTGGGCTCGCTGCAAACCGGGCAGGCCAATGCGCTGCTGGGCGGCGTGCTGCTGCACGCCGCCGGCTGCCTGGCCTGTCGCCAGTGGCACCGGGCGGCCGCTTTGATCGTCCTGACGCTGGCCATTAAACCGCTGGGCGCGGTCATGGTTTTGCTCGCCCCCCTGGTCTACGTGCCGCTGCGTTGGCGCATCGCCCTTGGGCTTGTCACGCTGATCGCGCTGCCGCTGCTTTTCGGGCCGCCGGCATACGTCGTCGCGCAGTACCGGGACCTTGGAAGGAATCTCAGGGATTGTGCCGCCGTCTCCGAGCACCGGTTCGCCGACTTGAACGGAATCCTGCGCACCTTTGGCACAGAGCTGCCACCCCAGGCCTCTACGATCGCCCGGGCCACGGCGGGCCTGGTCACCGCCGCACTGTGGTGGTTCGGTGCCCGGCGGCTGAGGGAGCCGCTGCAGGCGATGTGGCTCCATGCCCTGGCCACCTCATACCTGATGCTCTTTAATCCCATGAATGAGACCAACAGCTACGGCATTCTGGCACCCGCACTGGGGTTCTGGGCGGTGGACTGGCTCAGCAACCCGGACTCGGTTCATCGCGGCCGCGTGCTCGGGACGATGTCCCTTTCCATGGGAGTTCTGCCGGGGATGCTGCGGCCGTGGCTCGGGAATTCTTTTGCCCTGATCTGGCACCCGGCGATGACGCTGATCTTCATCGTCCTGCTCGCGTTGTTCGTCTGGCATCAACCGGCAACGGAACGGCTCCAGCCCCGGTGCTCATGA